A section of the Ursus arctos isolate Adak ecotype North America unplaced genomic scaffold, UrsArc2.0 scaffold_50, whole genome shotgun sequence genome encodes:
- the LOC125283385 gene encoding thyroid receptor-interacting protein 11-like has translation MLPWVGGLGSGLDHSPGEVDGREPCFTSHIDFTGHVGKGTSTGEEMDFADLITSQAQINRLLKDIETLEAEVSHWRRLSQSSSKILDSSEIWKLKTTIRDLEQQRMKKLDEHQLEVSVLQSLHKKQLADVIERHRQQLREYEQRESELGRVEQQLAEMERLNDNLNNVASDVRAENQKLVLALQDVRHQLEESILRNNEECLENNIAVRALKIEKGRLVAKLYRTEKKALEEKRKYKQTIKKLLPLEHARLIQLMQEKDLEIFHLQKKIEQMDADHRETKDMLSSALEEQKQLTQVIKGKASRSNDLLEQTVEDKDMRLTSVTAENHHLKEELERLRQQSRPVPDPKILELECEVFQLNELKDDLEEEVKEQQKIIHNQQQGKIRLLQSLQEQKQKVDHLQSQQEQLHIERAQLLAAKDQEIQNLQDTLGQMKAQLPDKSQHIAAEHCDDVQVTSSQPLPRENGSEKLDPSKGETQRSVQGIKEQEVEMKLLTEQNIRLTEHIDRVSKEEIGKLTQIIQQKDLEIEGLSSRISAASQRQRVDVERLQQQLQECASKSDQVLAVLNEKTRENSHLTREYQKMTERLAAKEAELQRMQEENRKLSPRIECSGQEMFRETIQNLSHIIREKDLEVDALSQKCQTLLTILQTSSTGDEVRGVHIDQFKELLRERDTFKQRVKIMEEWKEQVMTTVQNMKQESPQLQSDLRQLQAQACTGSEEDSKLQATSMDLIQTYGGKEITLEHLEKDLARIQLSIGENCHAKDLLLGKLDAIFLQPSPDSSEPADSLKAVTSDVVSQSSQLRQEEVEELRKSMQEKDTMIRTLQEEKQRWMDSVSAASPGEGKQQEHGDSDMEPLKEKQAVLQNFIPDQELRLQAKSEELLSLQEKFSSQVSENDLLRQAVTDLKERLADFETDVCQLKEENAKLVETCREKEMENQALQETNRRLSMLPREEESQSAAVEEKALALEQVLRGKEEGETGEAKRLVDAVASVQDQTVVCPQEREEVLLALTQKQMETCALQKEVHHLRERESRLTQELERRRHVASEAEDSRRREALVSEGKVAQLREEVTVLQGKLVLSSTALENASHRASVQVQSLREQLHMVTQQKEEAAFQLAASQEEGRQYGHVLAALKLELAEWMEKADSLEGKLKSLQGRFQKAKADLGLKEDQLQEVKKQNEVQQEVLEDTQKKLMDLVSKSEGMVDKTLLRRLFVGSLQAPDADRQEALRLMAGTLGIQEDQMRQLFSERPGGVTSWVTGGPGSRSAPNTPGKPSHRAMANNSFSGLFVQFLEAESHSASPPPKPSAHDVKPPDSGGRGKVAKKQGPQHLNTALGSTPRKKDVKPRTTAVSLITPPGPETDGSEHLLLNAVTDAFPTYTPQILSPATKVGMAATGPSKK, from the coding sequence ATGTTGCCTTGGGTTGgtggcctgggctctggcctAGACCATTCCCCAGGGGAAGTGGATGGCAGAGAGCCTTGCTTCACCAGCCACATTGATTTCACCGGGCACGTGGGAAAGGGAACTTCCACTGGCGAGGAGATGGACTTCGCCGACCTCATCACATCACAGGCACAAATCAACAGACTCCTGAAGGACATCGAAACACTGGAGGCTGAGGTTAGTCACTGGAGGCGTTTGTCTCAGTCGTCATCAAAGATACTAGACTCCAGTGAAATTTGGAAACTGAAGACCACCATCAGGGACCTAGAACAACAACGGATGAAGAAGCTAGACGAACACCAACTTGAAGTATCGGTATTACAGAGTCTCCACAAGAAGCAACTGGCCGACGTCATTGAGAGGCACCGCCAACAACTACGTGAGTatgagcaaagggaaagtgaGCTTGGACGGGTGGAGCAACAACTTGCAGAGATGGAGCGGCTGAACGACAATCTGAACAATGTTGCTTCTGATGTcagagcagaaaaccagaagTTGGTTTTGGCACTCCAAGATGTAAGACACCAGCTGGAAGAATCGATTCTCCGTAACAACGAGGAGTGTCTGGAAAACAACATTGCTGTGAGGGCTTTAAAGATCGAAAAAGGGCGGTTAGTAGCGAAATTGTATCGGACTGAGAAGAAGGcgttggaagagaagaggaagtacaAGCAAACCATCAAGAAATTGTTACCTTTAGAGCATGCACGTTTGATCCAACTCATGCAAGAGAAAGACCTGGAAATATTCCACCTCCAAAAGAAGATCGAGCAGATGGACGCCGACCACAGAGAAACCAAGGACATGCTGTCCTCTGCTTTGGAGGAGCAGAAGCAATTGACACAGGTCATTAAAGGAAAAGCCTCAAGAAGCAATGACCTTTTAGAGCAAACCGTGGAGGACAAAGACATGCGTCTCACCTCCGTGACCGCCGAAAATCATCATCTGAAAGAAGAACTGGAGCGCCTGAGACAACAGAGTCGCCCTGTACCTGACCCTAAAATCCTCGAACTGGAGTGTGAAGTCTTCCAACTGAACGAGTTAAAAGATGACCTCGAGGAGGAAGTAAAGGAACAACAGAAGATCATTCACAACCAGCAGCAGGGGAAGATAAGACTGCTTCAGTCTCtacaggagcagaagcagaaagtgGACCATCTTCAATCCCAGCAGGAGCAGCTGCATATTGAACGCGCTCAGCTCCTTGCAGCGAAAGACCAGGAGATTCAGAATTTGCAAGACACATTAGGCCAAATGAAAGCCCAGCTGCCTGACAAAAGCCAGCACATTGCAGCAGAGCACTGTGACGACGTTCAAGTCACAAGCAGTCAGCCTCTTCCTAGAGAGAACGGAAGTGAGAAGCTTGATCCATCTAAAGGCGAAACTCAAAGATCAGTCCAAGGAATAAAAGAGCAAGAAGTGGAGATGAAGCTTCTAACTGAACAGAACATCCGATTGACCGAACACATCGATCGGGTGTCCAAAGAGGAGATTGGTAAACTAACTCAGATTATCCAGCAGAAGGATTTGGAGATCGAGGGTCTTTCCAGCAGAATCTCTGCAGCTTCTCAGCGCCAGCGCGTGGACGTGGAGCGACTTCAGCAGCAATTGCAAGAGTGTGCTTCGAAAAGCGACCAAGTGTTGGCTGTCTTAAATGAGAAAACGAGGGAGAATAGCCATCTGACAAGGGAGTATCAGAAAATGACAGAGAGACTTGCTGCCAAAGAAGCAGAGCTCCAGAGGATGCAAGAGGAAAATCGGAAACTGTCCCCGAGAATTGAATGTAGTGGTCAGGAGATGTTTAGAGAAACGATTCAGAATTTATCACACATTATTCGAGAAAAAGACCTCGAAGTGGATGCCTTAAGTCAGAAATGTCAGACTTTATTGACCATCCTGCAGACCTCCAGCACTGGTGATGAGGTTCGCGGCGTTCACATCGATCAGTTCAAGGAGCTTCTGCGGGAACGGGACACGTTCAAACAGCGAGTGAAGATCATGGAAGAGTGGAAAGAGCAGGTGATGACCACGGTCCAAAACATGAAGCAGGAGTCACCCCAGCTTCAGAGCGATCTTCGCCAGCTCCAGGCGCAGGCTTGCACTGGCAGCGAGGAGGATTCCAAACTGCAGGCGACCTCTATGGACCTGATCCAGACTTACGGAGGCAAGGAAATAACCTTAGAACACTTAGAGAAGGACCTGGCACGAATTCAGCTCAGCATCGGGGAGAATTGCCACGCCAAGGATCTCCTTTTAGGGAAACTGGATGCGATTTTCCTGCAGCCCTCCCCCGACTCCTCAGAGCCAGCTGACTCTCTGAAGGCCGTGACATCTGACGTAGTGAGCCAGTCTTCTCAGTTGCGCCAAGAGGAGGTAGAAGAGCTAAGAAAATCAATGCAAGAAAAAGATACAATGATTCGAACCctccaggaagagaagcagagatggatGGATTCCGTGTCGGCCGCGTCCCCAGGAGAAGGCAAACAACAGGAACACGGGGATTCCGACATGGAGCCGCTGAAGGAGAAACAGGCCGTTCTGCAAAACTTCATTCCGGATCAAGAGCTCCGACTGCAAGCGAAAAGTGAGGAATTGCTTTCTTTGCAGGAGAAGTTCAGTAGCCAAGTGAGTGAAAATGACCTTTTGAGGCAGGCAGTCACCGATTTGAAGGAGAGACTAGCAGATTTTGAAACGGATGTGTGTCaactgaaagaggaaaatgcaaagcTCGTGGAAAcgtgtagagaaaaggaaatggaaaatcaggCCTTGCAAGAGACCAACAGGCGGCTTTCCATGCTGCCGAGAGAGGAGGAATCCCAGTCCGCTGCGGTGGAAGAGAAGGCACTTGCTTTGGAGCAAGTATTGCGAGGGAAAGAAGAGGGCGAGACCGGGGAAGCGAAGCGGCTCGTCGATGCAGTTGCATCCGTGCAGGACCAGACAGTTGTGTGTccacaggagagagaggaagtccTGCTGGCACtgacacagaaacaaatggaaacctGTGCCCTCCAGAAGGAGGTGCACCATTTACGGGAGAGAGAATCACGCCTCACCCAGGAGCTGGAGAGACGGCGTCACGTCGCTTCAGAAGCCGAAGATTCTCGTCGCCGCGAAGCTTTGGTCTCAGAAGGCAAAGTGGCTCAGCTCAGAGAGGAAGTGACGGTCTTGCAGGGAAAGCTCGTTTTGTCTTCCACGGCCTTGGAAAACGCGAGCCATCGAGCCAGTGTGCAGGTGCAGTCGCTGCGGGAGCAATTGCACATGGTCACCCAGCAGAAAGAGGAAGCCGCCTTCCAGCTTGCAGcctcccaggaggaagggaggcagtaCGGTCACGTTCTAGCCGCCCTCAAGCTGGAACTCGCCGAGTGGATGGAAAAGGCAGACAGCCTAGAAGGGAAACTGAAGTCATTGCAGGGACGCTTCCAGAAAGCAAAGGCTGACTTGGGTCTGAAGGAAGACCAGCTCCAagaagtcaagaaacagaacgAGGTCCAGCAGGAAGTCCTGGAGGACACCCAGAAGAAACTGATGGACTTAGTAAGTAAGTCCGAAGGCATGGTGGACAAAACCCTCCTGAGGAGACTCTTCGTGGGCTCTTTGCAAGCACCTGATGCCGACCGGCAGGAAGCCTTAAGGTTGATGGCAGGCACGCTGGGGATCCAAGAAGACCAGATGCGCCAGCTGTTCAGTGAAAGGCCAGGTGGGGTTACCAGCTGGGTGACTGGGGGGCCTGGATCCAGAAGCGCCCCCAACACACCTGGGAAACCAAGTCACCGAGCTATGGCCAACAATTCTTTTTCAGGACTTTTCGTCCAGTTTCTAGAAGCGGAATCACATTCAGCTTCTCCACCACCTAAACCCTCTGCTCATGACGTGAAGCCCCCAGattcaggaggaaggggaaaagtggCTAAGAAACAAGGCCCCCAACATCTGAACACTGCCCTAGGATCCACACCCCgaaaaaaagatgtgaagccCCGCACCACAGCTGTGTCTCTCATTACCCCCCCAGGACCAGAAACGGATGGATCGGAGCACCTTCTTCTAAATGCTGTCACTGATGCTTTCCCCACATACACGCCCCAAATACTGTCACCTGCCACGAAGGTTGGAATGGCGGCCACAGGCCCCTCAAAGAAATAG